The Bacillus zhangzhouensis region TCCCCAGCCGTTCTGCGGACTGTAACTGTTTTGTCTGCGAGTCCCTTATATAAAATAGGCAGAATGGCAGGATCTTCAATCATGCCAGCATTCACAACGGCTTGTCTGCGAATAGACGTTTTTGGGTCCTCCATTGCTTTCATTAAAACAGGTATATCCTTTTGCTCTGGCTGCATTTGCTCTAAATGGGCAAAACGTTTTTTCCAATCTTCCTCTTGTAGCATGACTTCTGTTACATCATATGCTTTTCGGTTCACCTGTCTATCTACAGCTTCCTGCCCTTCTTTGACCGCCTTTGTTAATCGGGCTAAACGCTCATCATCATAAGCTGCTTGCAGCTCCTCGGTAACTTCCTGACCGATATCAGCAAATTCCCCAAAACGAACGCCGTGTTCTTTCCACACACGTTCAAATACGACATTGTCTGAGCTGCTTCTAAGCTTTAAAATGGCTGCTTGAAAACGTTCAGGCATGCCAAACCGCTCTTCTCTTTCACCGTCTGACAGTTTGACCTGCATCGGAATCCCATTAAACATTTGGACAAACACTTTCACTTCACCAAATGTGTCATCTGCTGACTGCGATCCTTCCTGAAGGCCT contains the following coding sequences:
- a CDS encoding conserved virulence factor C family protein; the protein is MKITAIEPTPSPNTMKVILTEALAGGKSNNYKKDQKDEAPEMIKRILSIEGVKGVYHVADFLAVERNAKFDWQGILQQVREAFGQETEGLQEGSQSADDTFGEVKVFVQMFNGIPMQVKLSDGEREERFGMPERFQAAILKLRSSSDNVVFERVWKEHGVRFGEFADIGQEVTEELQAAYDDERLARLTKAVKEGQEAVDRQVNRKAYDVTEVMLQEEDWKKRFAHLEQMQPEQKDIPVLMKAMEDPKTSIRRQAVVNAGMIEDPAILPILYKGLADKTVTVRRTAGDCISDLGDPSAIEAMIAALKDSSKLVRWRAAMFLYEVGDETALEALKEAEQDPEFEVSLQVKMAIERIEHGEEAKGSVWKQMTESRKNASE